The following nucleotide sequence is from Clostridiisalibacter paucivorans DSM 22131.
TGTTGCATGATATAGATTTTGAAAAATATCCAGAAGAGCATCCTTTAAAGGGTGTAGATATACTTACAGAGTTAGGATATCCAGAAGAGTTTGTAATTGCTGTAAAGGGGCATTCAGATGAAACCAACACGCCTAGAGAGACATTATTGTCAAAGACCCTTTATGCAGTAGACGAATTGGCCAGTTTTGTAGTAGCTTGTGTATTGGTTAGACCTAATAAATTTGAAGGATTAAAAGTTAAATCAGTAAAAAAGAAACTCAAGTCTAGTGGCTTTGCAAAAGCAGTAGATAGAGATATTATAAAAAGAGGTGCAGAGGAACTTGAAGTTGATTTTTCTGAACATATACAAACTGTTATTAATGCCTTAACTAAAAGAGAAAAAGAATTAAAAGAAGAAGGTCTAAGTCTTATCGAGTAAAACATAGACGATAAAACAGGGGTGAGGGCATGCTTAGGCTAGAGAGCTTAGAAATATGCAATGTAATAAATAAAAATGTTGATTATTTATTACTAAATAATACATTAAAAGATGCCATTATATATGGTTTAAAATCAAAATATAATAATATACCTATAGCTAGAGAAGATAAAAC
It contains:
- a CDS encoding HDIG domain-containing metalloprotein — encoded protein: MISRDKAFEELKQYVQSDSLMKHSLAVEAAMIGYAEKFDENVEKWAACGLLHDIDFEKYPEEHPLKGVDILTELGYPEEFVIAVKGHSDETNTPRETLLSKTLYAVDELASFVVACVLVRPNKFEGLKVKSVKKKLKSSGFAKAVDRDIIKRGAEELEVDFSEHIQTVINALTKREKELKEEGLSLIE